The genomic interval AATCTGGTCGATAAAGACCTTCATCATCACCGAGAGCATAGAGACCCAGAAAGCCGAATAGAGGACGATCAATAGGATGTGGGTGTCGCTGAGCTTAAGGGCGTCGGCGATAGGAAAGAGTGGCAACGAGACCACGATGGGTGGCACCAGGCGCACAAGAATCGCAAAGAAGGCGCTGGCAGCAAGCAGCCGGCCGCGCTGCCGGGAATAGACGTAGCCCGCCAGCGTGCTGGTGGTGACCGCAAGGGCCGTGGCACCCAGAGCCACGATCAGGCTGTTGCCCATATTGGGCAGGAATTGCGGAAAGGCGGCAAAGAGCTGGGTGTAGTTGTCGAAGGTGACATCCAGATTGAAGCGTCGTGCCGGCGAGAAAATATCGCGCTCCGGCCGGAACGAGCTGAGAACGATCAGCAGGATCGGCCCCAAGGACCAGATGCCGAGCATGACGATGGCAAGGCTTCGCAGCAGCGTGGCGCGCAGGTCAGACTTCATTGCGGAACCCCGAGCGATAGACGTGATAGACGTAGAAGGAGGCGAGCAGCAGGGCGCCAAGAACCATGAGCCAACCCGTGGCGGCGGCCATGCCGAACTCGTTGTAGCGGAACGCATTTTTGTAGAGGTAGACCGCCATGACCTCGGTGGTGCGGGCCGGTCCGCCCTGGGTAAGCAGCCAGACCTCGCTAAAAATGCGGAAGCCGAAAATGTAGCGGAAGATGATGGCGATCAGGATCGCCGGCATCAAAAGCGGTAAGATAACGAGCCGGAAGCGCTGCCAGGGGCGTGCGCCATCAACACGGGCGGCCTCGGTGAGGTCGGCGGGAATGGCGATCAGGGCGGCAAAAATGAGCAGGAAGCTGAACGGCAGGTGCAGCCAGACACCGATCATCGACACCAATACAAGGGCCTCGATGGGATTGATCGCCCAGTTAGGCACGTAGCCGATGGCGGAGAACAGGCCGGTCAGGATACCGATATCGGGCTCGAGCATGAAGCGCCAAGCGAGCACAGCCACCACTTCGCTGACCGCATATGGCGCCAGGATCATCGCCATGAGCAGGGCCCGGCCGCGCTTAATGCTCTGGAACAGCAGGGCTACGCCGATGCTGAGGATGATCTCGACATAGACGACGATATTGACCACGATCAGCGTATTGACCAGCGAGCGCCAGAAGCTGGGGTCCGACAGGATGGCCGCGTAATTGGCCCAGCCGACAAATTCGGGAGTCGCGCCGTAACTCGATTCCGTGAAGCTCAGCCACAGCACATAGACCGAAGGCAGCGCCAGCACCAGGATGAGCTGGAGCTGCATCGGTAACAGCATTAGCAGGCCCCCGAAGCGCCTGCGTTGCGCGGCTATTCCCATCGCTCTATCCGTCATTTCCCATCAACATATAATATAGGTTAGATTTTGGATAACACGCAGTGGCAGTACAAAGCGCGCCATTCCAATGAAATCGCGCCAAAGCTAGCAAAGAAATTTCCAGAGTCAACACTTGACTTATGATATAAGTTGGCATTTTCTACGGCTCGCATGACCAACACGGTCCAGCCGCAAGGGAGGATATCGCCAATGACAAGACGCAAGGCCTACGCCATCACACTGCTCGCGGCGGGCGCCGTATTCGCCAGCACGACAGCGATCCAGGCCAAGGACCTGACGCTGCTGACCCACGCCGCCATTCAGGCGTCGATCACGGGCGCCAGCGGCACCGGCGGCGATGTCCTGGCCGGCTGGCAGCAGGAAAATGACGTTAATCTCAACTGGATCACCGCCGATATCGCGCCGCTGCACGATCGCCTGATGCGGGAAACCAGCCTTTCATCCACCAGCATTGATGTTGGATTTATCCTCGATTCCTATGCCACCCAAGCGACCCTGTCCGGCTTCGAGCCGCTCGATGACTGCCTTACCGGTCTCCATATCAGCGATATTCCGCAGACCTTCCTGGACCAGGTGAGCCAGGACGGCCAGTTGAAGGCCCTGCCCATCCGCCACGCGACAACGGCTTTGCATTACAACAAGGCGCTGCTGGCCAAGCATGGCATCGATGCACTGCCCGAGACCTTTGAGGGCCTGATCGAGGTCGCCAAGACGCTCAGCGGCAAATCGGACGACGGTACGCCGATCTATGGGCTTTCGATCGACGGCACCAATGCGGGCGGCACCTATAACCTGCTGATGGCCTATGGCGCGACGCTGACCGACGTCCAGGGGGCGCCTTCGACCGATGTCGAGGCGCTGACCAATGCCTATGCAGCGCTGGCAGATCTCTATTCGGCGGGCGCCCTGCCTTCCAATTTCACCGCCATGGGTATCGACCAGATTACCCAGGGTGTGTGGCAGGGCCGCATCGCCATGGCGGTGCAGCCTTTCAACCGCTACCTCACCTATAATGACGCGTCGAAGTCGGACTATGCTGGCGAGATCGATGTCGCCGCCTTCCCGGCCGCCGAGGGGCAGCCTTCGCCCTATGTGGCGCGCACCACGATCTGGTCTGCCGTTATCCCGGCTAACAGCCAGAACAAGGAAGTGGCCTGCGATTTCGTGCGCCAGCTGGCCGATCCGGAAAATGTCGTGCTGATGACGCTCAACGGTAATGGGCCGGTGCGGACCGATGCCTATCTCGACCAGCGGGTCATCGACGCCACACCTTATGCGCAGGCCGAACAGCAGGCTGTATTGGGCGCCAAGTTCGTCATCGCCCCGTTCGACCAGATCGGACGCGCTCAGGACATGTATCTGGAAAACATGCAAGCTGCCGCGATTGGCCTCAAGACGCCGGAGCAGGCGGCGGCCGATACGCTGGCTGCCATTGCCGAGGCTGCCGGCAACTAAACATAGGCGGGCCCTGAAACGGGCCTGCTCCCATCAAGGATAGGAATTTCTATGCCAAGCCTGCGCACTATCTGGGCGAACGGGGGAACCGTTCTCAACTCCTTCATCAACCTGCCCAGCAGTTTTGCGACCGAGGTCATGGCTAGCGCGGGCTTCGACAGCCTCACGCTCGACCTGCAGCATGGCATGGTGGAGTTCGCCGACGCCATTCCCGCCTTCCAGGCCATGAATGGCTGGAACGTGACGCCGCTGGCGCGGATTCCTGCCATCGGTTCGCCCCTCACCGGGAAATTGCTTGATGCGGGCG from Devosia sp. 2618 carries:
- a CDS encoding carbohydrate ABC transporter permease; the protein is MKSDLRATLLRSLAIVMLGIWSLGPILLIVLSSFRPERDIFSPARRFNLDVTFDNYTQLFAAFPQFLPNMGNSLIVALGATALAVTTSTLAGYVYSRQRGRLLAASAFFAILVRLVPPIVVSLPLFPIADALKLSDTHILLIVLYSAFWVSMLSVMMKVFIDQIPPTLDEAARVDGASTTQTFLRIVLPLATAGMIAGGIFVFVYAWNEYLFAFIFSSTRAVTAPLIVSNIMDSVAGTQWGVLFAAATLQLTPVLALVIFFQKFLVAGLMAGSVKG
- a CDS encoding sugar ABC transporter permease encodes the protein MLLPMQLQLILVLALPSVYVLWLSFTESSYGATPEFVGWANYAAILSDPSFWRSLVNTLIVVNIVVYVEIILSIGVALLFQSIKRGRALLMAMILAPYAVSEVVAVLAWRFMLEPDIGILTGLFSAIGYVPNWAINPIEALVLVSMIGVWLHLPFSFLLIFAALIAIPADLTEAARVDGARPWQRFRLVILPLLMPAILIAIIFRYIFGFRIFSEVWLLTQGGPARTTEVMAVYLYKNAFRYNEFGMAAATGWLMVLGALLLASFYVYHVYRSGFRNEV
- a CDS encoding extracellular solute-binding protein, with the protein product MTRRKAYAITLLAAGAVFASTTAIQAKDLTLLTHAAIQASITGASGTGGDVLAGWQQENDVNLNWITADIAPLHDRLMRETSLSSTSIDVGFILDSYATQATLSGFEPLDDCLTGLHISDIPQTFLDQVSQDGQLKALPIRHATTALHYNKALLAKHGIDALPETFEGLIEVAKTLSGKSDDGTPIYGLSIDGTNAGGTYNLLMAYGATLTDVQGAPSTDVEALTNAYAALADLYSAGALPSNFTAMGIDQITQGVWQGRIAMAVQPFNRYLTYNDASKSDYAGEIDVAAFPAAEGQPSPYVARTTIWSAVIPANSQNKEVACDFVRQLADPENVVLMTLNGNGPVRTDAYLDQRVIDATPYAQAEQQAVLGAKFVIAPFDQIGRAQDMYLENMQAAAIGLKTPEQAAADTLAAIAEAAGN